A stretch of Anaerobiospirillum thomasii DNA encodes these proteins:
- the lptF gene encoding LPS export ABC transporter permease LptF: MILNRYIFKELLRSQLVVFAVLYTVFISQLLIRLISEASIGSIPGAIVAQLVLYALPEISVILLPLTVFIAILITLGRICSDSEMVVMRSVGFSPAKVMNIALIVAFITALITGVCSIYLIPKASQEQQKILSDAKSNPTFLPIESGRFVSFGVGMNIYIEEVEKEGGDNKKIRHIYVMQNPFSQINGSMTTASEGYLQKDESGVLWLYLKDGTRYEGQLADGTFRVGAFDTFRAPLSNDDRSEMRKLSISSMGTIDLLRSDNPEYNVEGQWRIAPIFTIFIICLIAVPLSMVNPRQGRFAKLMPAVLLFASYYMFLLSVRSLIMSGRFPMVPGIYVVPLAFFLLVAIPLNLPRHFFNRIMPSKGVKK; this comes from the coding sequence TTGATACTTAACAGATATATTTTCAAAGAGCTGCTACGCTCGCAGCTGGTGGTTTTTGCAGTTTTATATACTGTATTTATAAGCCAGCTTTTAATCCGCCTTATATCAGAGGCTTCTATTGGCAGCATACCTGGCGCCATTGTGGCACAGCTTGTATTGTATGCTCTGCCAGAGATTTCAGTGATACTGCTGCCCTTAACTGTCTTTATTGCCATTTTGATAACCTTAGGCCGCATCTGTTCAGACTCTGAGATGGTGGTGATGCGCTCAGTGGGCTTTTCACCAGCCAAGGTTATGAATATTGCCCTAATAGTGGCTTTTATAACAGCTCTTATCACAGGTGTTTGCTCTATCTATCTTATTCCCAAGGCCTCGCAGGAGCAGCAGAAGATTTTAAGTGATGCCAAAAGCAATCCTACCTTTCTGCCCATTGAGTCAGGACGCTTTGTCTCCTTTGGTGTAGGTATGAACATCTATATTGAAGAGGTGGAAAAGGAAGGCGGCGACAACAAGAAAATCAGGCATATCTATGTTATGCAGAATCCTTTTTCTCAGATAAACGGCTCCATGACCACAGCCTCCGAGGGCTATTTGCAAAAGGATGAGTCAGGTGTGTTGTGGCTGTATCTAAAGGATGGCACCCGTTATGAAGGTCAGCTTGCTGACGGAACCTTCAGGGTGGGCGCCTTTGATACCTTCAGAGCCCCACTGTCAAATGATGACAGATCGGAGATGAGAAAGCTCTCCATATCAAGCATGGGGACAATAGATCTGCTGCGTTCTGACAATCCTGAGTATAATGTTGAGGGACAGTGGCGTATTGCGCCTATTTTCACCATATTTATTATCTGTCTGATTGCAGTGCCTCTGTCTATGGTCAACCCACGACAGGGACGCTTTGCCAAGCTCATGCCGGCTGTTCTGCTTTTTGCTTCATACTATATGTTTTTACTGTCAGTGCGCTCACTTATTATGTCAGGCAGATTCCCTATGGTTCCTGGCATCTACGTTGTGCCTCTGGCCTTTTTTCTGCTGGTGGCTATTCCTTTAAATCTGCCACGCCATTTCTTTAACAGAATAATGCCATCAAAGGGTGTGAAGAAGTAA
- a CDS encoding IS110 family transposase yields MPTSTISQASIDYINEFFLKTGKRYLAVDLASRVVQICYYSIAHKKIINKEIRASELESVLSSYESGTLIVGFEACGACHYWARRAQELGHEYRCFMAENIRKHKKKEKTDKIDALAIFKALLDRDSADLSIKCKSLDHQMLSSLMTTRSCITSQKVKSLNALRAFMYELGVVLPRDLSPQRMIKKALAYKEQMLLEQGADSEAFIFFDISLQTYIAQIEHCVKIIDGLDKQIEELSRKNTTCQLLRTIPGVGYIIAMMLYIAGFDISNFKNAKHFAGFCGIAPHVEGSGGTATNLGVRHFGNRALAGMLYIGAMAHYSNTLKKTLENSENEQIKVQMQKRRKVLICAIANHIARTAFAVIRDKTPYTTQRASGLLTAYKECI; encoded by the coding sequence ATGCCCACATCTACAATATCTCAAGCATCCATAGACTACATAAACGAATTCTTTCTAAAAACTGGTAAAAGATACCTTGCAGTAGATCTTGCATCCAGAGTTGTTCAGATTTGCTACTACTCAATAGCCCATAAAAAGATAATCAATAAAGAAATAAGAGCCAGCGAGCTTGAAAGTGTACTAAGCTCATATGAATCAGGAACTTTGATTGTAGGCTTTGAGGCATGTGGCGCCTGCCACTACTGGGCACGCCGTGCTCAGGAGCTGGGCCATGAGTACAGATGCTTTATGGCAGAAAATATACGTAAACATAAGAAAAAAGAAAAGACAGATAAGATTGATGCTCTTGCCATCTTCAAAGCTTTACTTGACCGTGACAGTGCAGATCTGAGCATAAAATGTAAAAGTCTTGATCATCAGATGCTCTCAAGTCTCATGACAACCCGTTCATGCATTACAAGCCAGAAGGTTAAGAGCCTGAATGCGCTGCGCGCATTCATGTATGAATTAGGAGTAGTCCTACCACGGGATTTAAGTCCTCAAAGGATGATAAAAAAGGCGCTTGCTTACAAGGAGCAGATGCTGCTCGAGCAAGGTGCCGACAGTGAAGCCTTTATCTTTTTTGATATATCGCTGCAGACCTATATTGCACAGATAGAGCACTGTGTAAAAATTATTGATGGACTGGATAAACAAATTGAGGAGCTCTCACGCAAGAATACAACATGTCAGCTGCTAAGAACCATACCTGGCGTTGGCTATATTATAGCTATGATGCTCTATATTGCAGGCTTTGATATATCAAACTTCAAAAATGCCAAGCACTTTGCAGGCTTCTGTGGCATAGCACCCCATGTAGAAGGATCAGGTGGCACTGCAACCAATCTTGGAGTCAGACATTTTGGCAACAGAGCTCTGGCAGGCATGCTCTACATAGGAGCTATGGCCCACTACTCAAATACATTAAAAAAGACGTTGGAAAATTCAGAGAATGAGCAGATCAAGGTGCAGATGCAAAAGAGACGTAAGGTCTTAATCTGCGCCATAGCAAATCACATAGCCAGAACTGCATTTGCTGTTATAAGGGATAAGACCC
- the lptG gene encoding LPS export ABC transporter permease LptG, translating into MFGVLDRYVGKNVLYTVLIVTVILTFLTTLITFVDRLRYLGRGSVDFLFLTEYILMQVPGILVMFFPIAVLIGGAVALGSLAKTSELIVLQSIGVSRTGIVLSSLKILFPVIVVVLLIGEFIVPRVSQYAETKLNYAESNGAISLNYLSLWLKEGESFIGINTIYTDGTLNAIVKYDMHDGAMKAVSYASKARYENGAWQMYDVTRYIYNEDKVVIEKAEHEPWKLNLTPERVAVVREKAVSLSVFGLMDYIEYLEENNQDSSKYKLDLYGKFLTPLNIVVMLLLAASTVFGPLRQTSMGVRILGGIALGFMFYLANRVGVPLSLVYGIPPLIGASAPTLAFLGLALYVLSRKS; encoded by the coding sequence ATGTTTGGTGTTTTAGACAGATATGTAGGTAAAAATGTACTTTACACTGTACTTATAGTTACAGTGATTCTAACCTTCTTGACCACACTTATAACCTTTGTGGACAGACTGCGCTATCTTGGACGTGGCAGTGTTGATTTTCTGTTTTTAACAGAATACATACTGATGCAGGTTCCAGGTATTCTGGTGATGTTCTTTCCTATAGCTGTGCTCATAGGCGGTGCGGTGGCTCTGGGCTCTCTGGCCAAGACCTCAGAGCTTATTGTGCTGCAGTCTATTGGTGTGTCACGTACAGGTATTGTACTATCATCACTTAAAATACTTTTTCCTGTTATTGTTGTAGTGCTGCTTATAGGCGAGTTTATAGTGCCACGTGTTTCGCAGTATGCCGAGACCAAATTGAACTATGCCGAATCAAACGGTGCTATCTCATTAAATTATTTAAGTCTGTGGCTTAAAGAAGGCGAGAGTTTTATAGGTATAAATACTATCTATACAGATGGTACCTTAAATGCCATTGTCAAATATGACATGCATGATGGCGCCATGAAGGCTGTAAGCTATGCAAGCAAAGCCCGCTATGAAAATGGCGCATGGCAGATGTATGATGTGACACGCTATATCTACAATGAAGACAAGGTTGTAATTGAAAAGGCTGAGCATGAACCATGGAAGCTTAATCTTACTCCTGAGCGCGTGGCTGTGGTGCGTGAAAAGGCTGTCAGTCTGTCAGTCTTTGGCCTTATGGACTACATTGAGTATCTTGAGGAGAACAATCAGGATTCCTCAAAGTACAAGCTCGATCTGTACGGAAAATTTTTAACTCCGCTAAATATTGTGGTTATGCTGCTTCTAGCTGCCTCAACAGTATTTGGGCCACTGCGCCAGACTTCAATGGGTGTGCGCATTTTAGGCGGTATTGCTCTTGGCTTTATGTTCTATCTGGCCAATCGTGTTGGTGTCCCTTTATCATTAGTCTATGGTATTCCGCCGCTTATAGGCGCCAGTGCTCCTACACTTGCGTTTTTAGGGCTGGCTTTATATGTATTAAGCCGTAAAAGCTAA
- the mltG gene encoding endolytic transglycosylase MltG, whose amino-acid sequence MAKAQNKTKQGLSASIKEEVEIIEGPLKEPRKFSIAWIIQAALISLVILLIASGYSILNAIGNDPLKARSLPYELEANRGVSYVVHDLLDDKYPPFIISLWVQLNADDYRGIQRGFYVIDGKISIKDLLEKMKRGEVYVEDPQTLPIAEGMQFELILKRMMARGDLQNDLIVLKDVPAFIQKTLESKELIEAIGGVHDSLEGLLLPATYPYYKDNTASDIIAYALKDMAQYMLTSWPSKDDGLELKDPYEALILASLVERESAIAEEMPQIASVFYNRLKKGMRLQTDPAVMYGVSPLFRGPLRASQLKKDTPYNTYTRAGLPPTPIAMPSKNAIDAVLHPANSKAIFFVAKSHDPKDGHVFSDTLDEHNRSVAVYKKRVREYLKETKNSK is encoded by the coding sequence ATGGCAAAGGCTCAGAACAAAACAAAGCAGGGACTGTCTGCATCCATTAAAGAAGAAGTTGAAATAATTGAAGGACCGCTTAAAGAGCCTCGTAAATTCTCTATTGCCTGGATTATACAGGCTGCTCTTATATCACTTGTCATATTGCTTATAGCATCAGGCTACTCAATTTTAAATGCCATAGGCAATGATCCTCTAAAAGCCCGCAGTCTGCCTTATGAGCTTGAGGCCAACAGAGGTGTATCTTATGTAGTGCACGATCTGCTAGATGATAAATACCCGCCATTTATAATTTCACTGTGGGTGCAGCTCAATGCTGATGACTACAGAGGCATTCAAAGGGGATTTTATGTTATTGACGGCAAGATTAGCATTAAGGATCTGCTTGAGAAAATGAAGCGCGGCGAGGTTTATGTCGAGGACCCGCAAACTCTGCCTATTGCTGAGGGCATGCAGTTTGAGCTTATCTTAAAGCGCATGATGGCACGAGGCGATCTGCAAAATGATCTTATTGTACTTAAGGACGTGCCTGCCTTTATTCAAAAGACTCTTGAGAGCAAGGAGCTTATTGAGGCTATAGGTGGTGTTCATGACTCACTTGAGGGGTTGCTGCTGCCTGCCACCTATCCATATTATAAAGATAATACAGCAAGCGATATTATTGCCTATGCCCTAAAGGATATGGCGCAGTACATGCTAACCTCATGGCCATCAAAAGATGATGGTCTTGAGCTTAAGGATCCATATGAAGCTTTAATTCTTGCCTCACTTGTTGAGCGTGAGAGTGCTATTGCCGAGGAAATGCCGCAGATTGCCAGTGTCTTTTACAACAGACTTAAAAAGGGCATGCGTCTGCAGACCGATCCTGCTGTCATGTATGGTGTATCCCCGCTCTTTCGCGGCCCTTTAAGAGCCTCACAGCTTAAAAAAGATACACCTTATAACACCTATACACGCGCAGGGCTGCCACCTACACCTATAGCCATGCCGTCAAAAAATGCTATTGATGCTGTTTTACATCCTGCCAACAGCAAGGCCATATTCTTTGTGGCCAAAAGTCATGATCCAAAGGATGGACATGTGTTCTCAGATACGCTTGATGAGCATAACAGATCCGTTGCAGTTTATAAAAAGCGCGTAAGAGAATATTTAAAAGAGACTAAAAATTCAAAATAG
- the tmk gene encoding dTMP kinase: protein MQGFFITLEGTEGAGKTTVVPYIKDFIESKGMICECVREPGGTAIAEQIRAILKTPCSEKMDNVTELLLMYAARCQLVNSYIKPKLAQGVCIVCDRHDLSTIAYQGGGRGLSMALIESIRNIALGDFKPDLTLLMDIEPAAGMQRARSRGETDRFELEELSFFTRVRESYLEAAKTRSEVEVIDSSKDREQVRAAVTDIMEKFFNDKTIAMA, encoded by the coding sequence ATGCAAGGTTTTTTTATTACTCTTGAGGGCACTGAAGGTGCCGGTAAAACTACTGTAGTGCCTTATATCAAAGATTTTATTGAAAGTAAGGGCATGATTTGTGAATGTGTAAGAGAGCCTGGCGGCACAGCTATTGCCGAGCAGATAAGAGCTATACTTAAAACTCCATGCTCAGAGAAGATGGATAATGTGACAGAGCTACTTTTAATGTATGCAGCAAGATGTCAGCTGGTAAATTCATATATTAAACCCAAGCTTGCGCAGGGCGTATGCATTGTCTGTGACAGACATGATCTTTCAACCATAGCCTATCAGGGCGGAGGACGTGGTCTGTCTATGGCTCTGATAGAGTCAATACGTAATATAGCGCTTGGTGATTTTAAACCCGATCTGACATTGTTAATGGATATAGAGCCTGCAGCTGGTATGCAAAGGGCCAGATCGCGCGGTGAGACTGACAGATTCGAGCTTGAGGAGCTGTCCTTTTTTACACGCGTAAGAGAAAGTTATCTTGAGGCTGCCAAAACACGGTCTGAGGTTGAAGTTATAGACAGCTCAAAGGATAGAGAGCAGGTCCGAGCTGCTGTTACAGACATAATGGAAAAATTCTTTAATGATAAAACTATTGCCATGGCTTGA
- the rpmI gene encoding 50S ribosomal protein L35, translated as MAGKVKVKMKTDKGVAKRFKKTGSGHYKCRHQNLRHILTKKTRKRKRSLREMTYVHNSNLRAIMRQLPYA; from the coding sequence ATGGCTGGTAAAGTCAAGGTCAAAATGAAGACCGATAAGGGCGTTGCAAAGCGCTTTAAGAAAACTGGTAGTGGTCACTACAAGTGCCGTCACCAAAACCTACGTCACATCCTTACCAAGAAGACACGTAAGCGCAAGCGTTCATTACGCGAGATGACCTACGTTCATAATTCAAATCTGCGCGCTATTATGCGTCAGTTACCTTACGCTTAA
- the thrS gene encoding threonine--tRNA ligase yields MVKITLPNGAVLEFDGAVSIYQIAQKIGAGLARACVAGKIDGVLHDACDMVDHDAKVEIVTPKDKEGIEIIRHSCAHLLGHAIKQMWPETKMAIGPVIDNGFYYDVDLEHKLTAEDLEALNARMHELAKTDYSVVKEVVSWQRAHDVFTERQESYKNLILEENIDKSDTPALYHHNEYIDMCRGPHVPHMSFCTNFKLTHFAGAYWRGDSKNKMLQRIYGTAWASKEELDAYIKRREEAAKRDHRVLGKKLDLFHFQQEAPGLVFWHNDGWTIYRVMENFMREMLHKYHYIEVKTPQIMDRSLWERSGHWDKYQEYMFTTQSENRDYAVKPMNCPGAIQIFNSRTRSYRDLPIRMAEFGQCHRNEPSGSLHGLLRVRGFEQDDAHIFCTEDQILQEVTDCIKMVYDVYSAFGFTKVEVKLSTRPEKRIGSDEIWDKAEKDLDEALRANGLEFELQPGEGAFYGPKIEFTLHDSLDRAWQCGTIQLDFSLPSRLDAHYIGEDNQEHTPVMIHRAMLGSIERFMGVLTEEFAGSFPTWLSPVQAVVMSITDAQADYAKQVADKLDAAGLRVKTDLRNDKVGFKVREHTLMHVPYMLVCGAKEAESGNVAVRTRKGTDLGVMSIDDLINLIKSDIIQRNLVPLGESLKK; encoded by the coding sequence ATGGTAAAAATTACACTTCCAAATGGCGCTGTTTTAGAGTTTGATGGCGCAGTCTCAATTTATCAGATAGCTCAGAAAATAGGTGCAGGATTGGCAAGAGCCTGTGTTGCAGGTAAGATTGACGGCGTACTGCATGATGCCTGTGATATGGTTGATCATGATGCCAAGGTTGAAATTGTCACACCAAAGGACAAAGAAGGCATTGAAATCATACGTCACTCATGTGCCCACCTTTTAGGTCATGCCATAAAGCAGATGTGGCCTGAGACCAAGATGGCTATCGGACCTGTTATTGATAACGGTTTTTATTATGACGTGGATCTTGAGCACAAACTTACAGCAGAAGATCTCGAAGCTTTAAATGCAAGAATGCACGAGCTTGCTAAAACCGATTACAGTGTTGTCAAGGAAGTTGTCTCCTGGCAGAGAGCTCATGATGTCTTTACAGAGCGTCAGGAGTCATATAAGAATCTGATTTTAGAGGAGAATATCGACAAGAGCGATACTCCTGCCTTATATCACCACAATGAATACATCGATATGTGCCGTGGTCCTCACGTACCACACATGTCATTCTGCACCAACTTCAAGCTGACACACTTTGCAGGTGCCTACTGGCGTGGTGATTCAAAGAATAAGATGTTGCAGCGTATCTACGGTACTGCCTGGGCCAGCAAAGAGGAGCTTGATGCCTATATCAAGCGCCGTGAGGAGGCTGCCAAACGCGATCACCGTGTACTTGGCAAGAAACTCGATCTGTTCCACTTCCAGCAGGAAGCTCCAGGTCTTGTCTTCTGGCACAATGATGGCTGGACAATTTACCGCGTTATGGAAAACTTCATGCGCGAGATGCTGCACAAGTATCACTACATTGAGGTCAAGACCCCTCAGATCATGGACAGATCACTCTGGGAGAGATCAGGTCACTGGGATAAATATCAGGAATACATGTTTACTACTCAGTCAGAGAACAGAGACTATGCAGTAAAACCAATGAACTGCCCAGGTGCCATTCAGATCTTCAATTCAAGAACAAGATCATATCGCGATCTGCCTATACGTATGGCCGAGTTTGGCCAGTGCCACAGAAATGAGCCATCTGGCTCACTGCACGGACTTTTACGTGTACGTGGCTTTGAGCAGGACGATGCCCACATCTTCTGTACAGAGGATCAGATTCTGCAGGAAGTTACTGACTGCATCAAGATGGTCTATGACGTCTACTCAGCCTTTGGTTTTACCAAGGTAGAGGTTAAACTCTCAACCAGACCTGAAAAGAGAATTGGTTCAGATGAGATCTGGGATAAGGCTGAAAAGGATCTTGATGAGGCCTTAAGAGCAAATGGTCTTGAGTTTGAGCTCCAGCCTGGTGAAGGTGCCTTCTACGGTCCTAAGATTGAGTTTACATTACATGACTCACTTGACAGAGCCTGGCAGTGCGGCACTATTCAGCTTGACTTCTCCTTGCCATCACGTCTTGATGCCCACTATATAGGTGAGGACAATCAGGAGCATACACCTGTTATGATTCATAGAGCCATGTTAGGCTCCATCGAGCGTTTCATGGGTGTTCTGACCGAGGAATTTGCCGGCAGCTTCCCAACCTGGCTATCTCCAGTTCAGGCTGTGGTTATGTCAATTACCGATGCTCAGGCAGATTATGCCAAGCAGGTAGCTGACAAGCTTGATGCTGCAGGACTTAGAGTCAAGACCGATCTTAGAAATGACAAGGTTGGCTTTAAGGTAAGAGAGCACACTTTAATGCATGTTCCTTACATGCTAGTATGCGGTGCCAAAGAAGCTGAGTCTGGCAATGTAGCTGTTCGCACCAGAAAAGGGACAGATTTAGGTGTTATGAGTATTGATGACTTGATTAATTTAATTAAATCAGATATCATACAGCGCAATCTTGTGCCTTTAGGCGAAAGTTTAAAGAAATAA
- the infC gene encoding translation initiation factor IF-3: protein MTINNVKKAGRPAPKNRVNGDIRCREVRLLDQDNELIGVMPTVEALRLAEEQGVDLVEISPNAEPPVCRLIEYGKYLYEKSKDQKKKKQKVVQVKEIKFRPATDEGDYQVKLRNLIRFLEEGNKAKVTLRFRGREMAHQHLGLDVLKRVENDLCTERGLATVESASRVEGRQATMVLAPKKK, encoded by the coding sequence TTGACTATTAATAACGTCAAGAAAGCCGGTCGTCCAGCACCTAAAAACCGGGTAAATGGGGACATCAGATGCCGTGAAGTGCGTCTTTTGGATCAGGACAATGAATTAATCGGGGTTATGCCGACAGTTGAGGCTCTGCGCCTTGCAGAGGAGCAGGGGGTCGATTTAGTTGAGATTAGCCCTAATGCTGAACCTCCTGTATGCCGACTGATTGAGTATGGCAAATACCTCTATGAAAAGAGTAAAGATCAGAAGAAGAAAAAGCAAAAGGTTGTACAGGTAAAGGAAATTAAATTCCGTCCTGCTACAGATGAAGGCGATTATCAGGTTAAGCTACGCAACCTGATTCGCTTCCTCGAAGAGGGCAACAAGGCAAAAGTGACACTGCGTTTCCGTGGTCGTGAAATGGCACATCAGCACTTAGGTCTTGATGTTCTCAAGCGTGTAGAGAATGATCTCTGCACAGAGCGTGGCCTGGCTACAGTAGAGTCAGCATCCCGTGTGGAAGGCAGACAGGCTACTATGGTTCTGGCCCCTAAGAAGAAATAG
- a CDS encoding IS1634 family transposase, whose protein sequence is MASKDKNQDHPVFKNVVASKRTYAYALLQGKSVWNAEKGYSTRVAPTQIGSIKSKDGIGECVFNINFLSENPEFIPWKVIRVGQGKFEYERRSEAEIKEIKQKLADSQDILDDIKANPSKPGIRTKASVARNSGSATPKICGTARKFGDYYLLKSFMDKMPSFNILKKIMPDDKYILLVYMIMTCLSKGIKSISYEIEAFVREHALDLDINSYKDHIQRLYKYIDENGVINEFAKFKTQYHKKKNSNKHMQFLALDGTNVDNAGNCLTKAQYGKSKSGTDNKVINFITLVDQSTHELFSTVTYAGNITDVLTVESVCRQLVDRGAGDNISLVCDRGFWSINNISAMLEHNISFVCNCNIAKSKLIKEQVDVISRDLLRDRGLVFSSSADITDTAPKLLAGKTIQLPWSYTQKILSKMARENNESYKPVRQKEKNLYVHFIFSREIYEESMNKYRVLIKELNDAYDIASNWQEVIAGKEPSELTAAHTNLVKDKLVDLFQYSDEVADTDSSFDKKEQPQQRYYPRYYAISRLCRQIATRVLVSDCVDNVIEANEIYAQRNNVEVGYSIIKGELGGSTLNASTDKTVNAKVFILSLASEVQRQMLEANKVFNKEQIKNNLPPVKLCHNSFRGTLRSLEAIEATIDKENGSIIFSGGILKRQSELIRSFGIEPLDTLTRAAYAKEEGFSFKR, encoded by the coding sequence ATGGCCAGTAAAGATAAGAATCAAGATCACCCAGTTTTCAAGAACGTTGTTGCCAGCAAGAGAACCTATGCCTATGCTCTCTTGCAGGGGAAATCTGTATGGAATGCTGAAAAAGGCTATTCAACCCGTGTGGCACCAACTCAGATTGGATCTATCAAAAGCAAAGATGGTATTGGTGAGTGTGTTTTTAATATTAACTTTCTCTCTGAAAATCCTGAGTTTATTCCATGGAAGGTTATACGTGTGGGGCAGGGAAAGTTTGAGTACGAAAGACGCTCAGAAGCTGAAATCAAGGAAATAAAACAAAAACTAGCCGACTCTCAGGATATTTTGGATGATATTAAAGCAAATCCATCTAAACCTGGCATACGCACCAAGGCCTCTGTTGCTAGAAATTCTGGCTCTGCTACCCCCAAGATCTGCGGCACTGCTCGTAAGTTTGGCGATTATTATCTGCTCAAATCCTTTATGGATAAGATGCCATCATTTAATATCCTTAAAAAGATTATGCCTGATGACAAATACATCCTGCTGGTATACATGATAATGACCTGTCTGTCCAAGGGTATTAAATCTATATCTTATGAGATTGAGGCTTTTGTCAGAGAGCACGCTCTTGATTTAGATATAAACTCTTATAAAGATCATATACAGAGACTGTATAAATACATAGATGAAAACGGCGTTATAAACGAGTTTGCCAAATTTAAAACTCAGTATCATAAAAAGAAAAATAGCAATAAGCACATGCAGTTTCTGGCTCTTGATGGTACTAACGTAGATAATGCCGGCAACTGCCTGACTAAGGCACAGTACGGCAAATCTAAAAGCGGTACAGACAACAAGGTTATTAATTTTATAACACTGGTTGACCAGAGCACACATGAGCTGTTTTCCACTGTTACATATGCAGGCAATATTACAGATGTGCTGACTGTGGAGTCAGTATGCAGGCAGCTTGTGGACAGAGGCGCCGGCGACAATATATCTTTAGTCTGTGACAGGGGATTCTGGTCTATCAACAATATCTCGGCCATGCTTGAGCATAATATATCCTTTGTGTGCAACTGTAATATAGCCAAGAGCAAACTTATCAAAGAGCAGGTAGATGTCATATCACGCGATCTGCTAAGAGACAGGGGTCTGGTTTTTAGCAGTAGCGCAGATATTACAGACACTGCGCCTAAACTGCTTGCAGGAAAGACTATACAGCTCCCATGGTCTTATACACAGAAGATTCTAAGTAAAATGGCAAGAGAAAATAATGAGTCTTACAAGCCTGTAAGGCAAAAAGAGAAAAATCTGTATGTACACTTTATTTTCTCCCGCGAGATATATGAAGAGAGCATGAATAAATATAGGGTTTTAATCAAAGAGCTCAATGATGCCTATGATATAGCCAGCAACTGGCAGGAGGTTATTGCAGGTAAAGAGCCATCTGAGCTTACTGCCGCTCATACCAATCTTGTAAAAGACAAGCTCGTTGATTTATTTCAATATAGTGATGAGGTTGCAGACACTGACTCCTCTTTTGACAAAAAGGAGCAGCCTCAACAACGCTATTACCCAAGATACTATGCCATATCAAGGCTATGCAGACAAATAGCCACCAGAGTTCTTGTTTCTGACTGTGTGGATAATGTTATTGAGGCAAATGAAATATATGCGCAGAGAAATAATGTAGAGGTGGGCTATAGTATAATTAAAGGCGAGCTTGGAGGCTCTACACTCAATGCCTCCACCGATAAGACAGTAAATGCCAAAGTATTCATACTATCTCTTGCATCAGAGGTTCAAAGACAAATGCTCGAGGCTAATAAAGTCTTTAATAAAGAGCAGATTAAAAACAATCTGCCTCCTGTAAAGCTTTGTCATAACTCATTTAGAGGCACACTGCGCTCTCTGGAGGCTATAGAGGCCACTATTGATAAAGAAAATGGATCTATAATATTCTCTGGAGGAATATTAAAAAGGCAGTCTGAGTTAATACGCTCATTTGGCATTGAGCCATTAGATACGCTGACACGTGCAGCATATGCCAAAGAAGAGGGTTTTAGCTTTAAACGATAG